The following nucleotide sequence is from Pochonia chlamydosporia 170 chromosome 4, whole genome shotgun sequence.
GCCTCATTGCTGCTGAGCCCCAAATCACAAAGTACGACACCATAGTTGGCGACGGAGACTGCGGTCTTTGTCTCAAAACAGGCGCCGAAGCGGTTCTCAAGTTCATTGAGTCGCAACCTGTACCGTCCGATGTCGTCCGCCTGGTTCACAACATTGCTCAAGTTGTTGAGAGCAGTATGGATGGTACCTCAGGCGCCCTGTACGCTATTTTCATTAACGCCTTTGCGTCTGGCCTGCAATCCGCATCCTCCAACTCTCAACAAGAAATTACGCCGCAAATCTGGGCTGCGGGTTTACAAGCTGCGCTTACAAGTCTGGCAAAGTACACTCCGGCTCAACCAGGTGATAGAACTGTAGTGGATGCTCTTGCGCCATTCGTTGCCACATTGGCACAGACACTTGATCTGGGAAGCGCTGTCAAGGCAGCTGAGAAGGGTTGTGAATCTACAAAGGGCATGGAAGCAAGTTTGGGTCGATCTGTGTATGTCAGTGCCGAGGGATGGAACTCCTGCCCTGACCCCGGAGCGTATGGattggtgaagctgttggagggATTGATTTAGGAAAAAACTAAGTTTGGACTATGTGAATAACATTTAACGCCAAAGAGATTATAATTGCAGTGTTTATGATTGAGCAATCAGGTTCGGCCTTTTGACCAATCCTGTCGTGACACGAAATGGCCGACTGCACAACGCTCAATGCAGAAGgcccatcttgccaagaAACAAACTTCGAGTATCAACCAAAATGTATTCCTATATAACGCCTGATTTGCTATGCAACAAATATGCTGCTGGTTATTACTCTTCCACCCAGCGCTGTTTCCTCTGGATTCATCTTGCCACACTTTATCCTGGTATTCTTCAAATATATGCAAACATAGGATCTTCCCTTACGCAGAAGCGCCAAACTTGGTTTCCAAATCGACCAATTCCTGGAATTCGGCCATCTGAGCCTCAAGGGCTTTACCCTCGGGAACAGTGCATGGCTTTCTAGGCAGTCCTCCATAGCCGTGATATCTCTGCAGGGCTGACTTGACAGAAATGAATCCTCCTTTGATGGCGGCCCAATCGCCGCCGGCGACAATGCCCTGCATCTTGACAGCTTCGTCGACTTTGCCACTGCTCCAGAGCCGAGCAACCTCATTGCAGGCAACTGGGGCGATATTGGCCAGGCCAGCGATAACGCCATGACCACCGACAGACAGTGTCTGAATAATGAAATCGGCACTTCCGCCGTACGTTCTGAAAGAAGTACCCTGGGTACCAGCAACGATACGGGCCAATTTGCCAGTGTTGCCGCATGTGAGTTTTACACCAACAATATTGGGATGCTTAGCAAGAGTAAGGATAGTATCTGAGCTGAGATCCAGTCCGCCACAAGGAGCAGGGAAGTTGTAAATGAGAAGAGGGACGGGGCTGGCATCGGCTACAGCACGGAAGTGTTCGATGATCAAATCCGTGTTCAACAACCCGCCATAGTATGAGGGTGGCAGGATGAGAGCGTGGGTGCCACCAGATTCGCCAGCATCCCGACACAACTGTATCGTCTCTCGAGTTGATTGAGCACCACAGCCCACGATGATGGGGAGGTGTGCCTTGCCAACCTCTTCCAAGGCAGTACGTGTGAAGCGTGTAATCAATTTTCGTTCAGCGTGGTCGAGGTGAACTGCTTCGCCGTTGGAACCATGGGTTACGAGACCGGCGACTCCGGCACGGGCAAGACGCTTGGCATGGGCTTTGGTGGTTTCTTCGTCAATGTTATCATCTGCCGTGAAGAAAGCTACCGTTGGTACAAAGACACCGGCTTCCAAGGCACCACCAGGGCTGGCAACACCGTTGTGATAGCCATTCGTCTGAAGGCTGGCCGAAGCTGATGCAGTCATGGCGGAAGATGTGGAATAATCGAACCCAAACGATCAAGGCTTGTATAAGACCGATGAATGAAACAGGAAAATCTTGGCAGCAGTATCAGCAAGGACGGCACGAgagaaggtgatgaaggagacAAGGTTAAGTATACT
It contains:
- a CDS encoding dihydrodipicolinate synthetase family protein (similar to Metarhizium acridum CQMa 102 XP_007815795.1) codes for the protein MTASASASLQTNGYHNGVASPGGALEAGVFVPTVAFFTADDNIDEETTKAHAKRLARAGVAGLVTHGSNGEAVHLDHAERKLITRFTRTALEEVGKAHLPIIVGCGAQSTRETIQLCRDAGESGGTHALILPPSYYGGLLNTDLIIEHFRAVADASPVPLLIYNFPAPCGGLDLSSDTILTLAKHPNIVGVKLTCGNTGKLARIVAGTQGTSFRTYGGSADFIIQTLSVGGHGVIAGLANIAPVACNEVARLWSSGKVDEAVKMQGIVAGGDWAAIKGGFISVKSALQRYHGYGGLPRKPCTVPEGKALEAQMAEFQELVDLETKFGASA